The nucleotide window GGAAGCGTTTTAGAAGCTGTTATTTCTGCAAAAGGGGGATCTACTAAAtattgagttatttttttttgattgtggtGCCCAAATTTATGCACATGCCtaattttgtttaaacaatTATTGCACACTTCCTGTAAATGGTATAAACTTCGTTTCACTTCTCAAATATCACTGTGTTTGTCTCCTGTATGATatatttaactgatttttttttatcctaagaACCAACGATTTATGAAGGAAAATCATGGAAATTAACaaggttgcccaaacttttgcagaccacTGTATAAAGATAAAGCTGGAAACATCAATCTGGATAAGACTTCCGCCTTAGAAAGTAAAACACGCCCCAAAACAGTAAGGTCTCTTTGCAacaacaaacagttaaaaaggttttggtttaggtaaatgtaaaatgttaggTAAATGTTGAGATATCCTTTTATTTGTAGATTTACTAGTAGCGATTCCCAAATAAAAGGAAAGGATATCAGAACAACGTACTTATTTTTGATGAGTATTACAGTGATTCATGAGTCAAAGAATGGTTAATGAATTCTGAATGAAATATTCTAGTCACTTCTTTTTTCTTATGTGGCCTATGTATTATTTATGTCTACATGCCTATTCTTATTCAAAATCACTGTGGGTCTGCAACCTGTCCCTCAATCTGCATGCACTGGGcagaagacagacaaacaccCTGAGCAGTTCACCAGTTCACCACAATATTGCTCCGTTCTCTTGTATTGTGTTGTAGTTAACACACATCCAACATTGTGACTTCCATACACtaatttcatgtgttttatgagTCTTGATATAATGCATTTTACCACTTGCCCTTGACCCTTATGCACACCAttgcaagaaaaaaatctaaGCCCATGTCACAGGGCTCAAGATCTTTCTAGAACCTACCAGGTCCCCCTGTGGTCATGCAGCTGTCAGTCACCCCACTCTCTATACACACACCTCTTTAAACCCCCCTCCCGCCACTTTTGCGTCAGGCATTTGCTGGTGTCTTCTCAGCTGTCTGTGCCCTAAATAGACCTTATCAGGAGCGGACCAACTTTGAGGGGGTCATTCTCACAGACTTCcttaaatgcaaaataaattgtattCATAAAGCCTTGAATAATTCAAAGACACTGGATTTATATTTGTTGCAACACAAGTAATCATGGTCTTTACAATGTATTCATACATATAATAACCTTTGGTACAAAGTTGTTCTTTGGGATTTGTATTGTGGTTGTCGTTAACCCCTATGTGTGATGGATGATACACCTTGGTTCTGTCCAACCTCACTGAGATCCactgtaaatataaatgaggtGTTGTTGGGGGAGGTAccataagaaagaaaaactttgtGACAAACATTAGGGACTTGAGATCCAGACCATCTATGCCAAGCAAGTGACACAGCACACAATCGTTAAGGTACTGTACAACTTCAACAGagatctgttgtttttttcttcatttaagtGAGATTCAGGTATGCAGTGGGTACTTAGGAAAAGTAGGGGGATAGGCTGTGCTTAGATGATAGGAGATGGTGTCTGTCAATTGGGAACGTGGCATTTGTTACTAGGCTCCAACTGGGGTACGAGGCCATGCCCAAATAAGGCCTGAGGGGAGGCCATTTAAAGTTAGAGATAACATGTGCATGGCCATTTGCTACGAGAGACTCAGGTCAGCAGGACACTGATTATTACCAACAATGGTAAGAATGAAAACATTTCTAATGCAATAGTATTACATCTTATGCTCACATATTACTATTTTCCTGGAAGAATTTAAAATAAGGGtctgtacatacacatacatgccaTACATAGATGTTTTGAACGGATTCTTTTCTTCTATTATAATGCTTTTTAcctttgaaatgacaaaaaaagtgtaaaactgttctgcaaatagttttttaatcattgtcttatttaaaacatttgtacAAAATAGGGTTTTGCATCCCAAATTTCTGGGATTGAAATGTGGTTTGGGTATGAGGCTGTGGTGGCcttattaaagttaaaatactACATTTACTTTTGATTGACTGATGACACTGAAATTGTTGGTTGGTTGGATTATACATTAAAAGACAAAGTTATATGATCTGTAGATCTTTATGTCATAACTGATAATCTCTATGTCTACCAGATGGGAGACCCAATCCAGTTAAAAGACGAGGGAAACAAACACTTCCAGGCAGGAGAAACAGACAAGGCTATTGAGTGCTACACTAAAGCCATAAAGGCCTGCAAGGACAAAAAAGTGCTTGCTGTCATTTACAGGAACAGATCTGCATGCTACCTAAAACAGGTAAGCAGTTTGGTAAAGtagcacaaaacaaacatataccAAATAGATTATATTTGCAATTTCCTTTGCACATTTAGACTTTTATTTAGATGTTTCTGGTTTTCTTACAGGAAAATTATGCCAATGCAGCATCTGACGCATCTAAAGGTAGAGTAACACATACAGAATCAAACCAAATAATAGCAGCAATGATACCAAAATCATTAAACCAAAGGCCATAAGCTCATCATaaccctttctttctctttgacaGCAATTGATGTTGATGCAGCTGATATAAAAGCCTTGTACAGGCGTTGCCAAGCTCTGGAGAAATTAGGAAAACTGGACATGGCCTTCAAAGATGTGCAGAGATGTGCCACAATCGAACCAAAGAATAAGACCTTCCTGGAGACTCTCCGCAGGCTAGGAGCAGAAATCCAGGCCAAGGtcagaattaaaaagaacaatacacTCACCCATTAATCACTCACAACACTAAATCAGCACTGCTACATGCATTCAACAAGGATCTTACTGCTGAAAAATCAGATTAGTTGAGATAGCTTTGGTTGTGGCATTataaactagaaaattccgcagaaattttatcagtgtgcctgctattggggcccatccacacacacacacaatggaaacatcagttaggagtcagttggtCAACATGGTTTCCCTAGCGTGAAAACGTTAAGtctgatagactccatagttacatgtctgcgattggcacaagatttcctacattttgaccaactatgatgtATAAAGAGGTagaactggaggagagagagcaatcgtactgcagcccccccccccatctctcactatccaccacatacacacacattggaaacgTCAGTAAGGAGtcagttggtcaacatggccTCCAGGGAACAGGGTCatgataggtgtgtgtgtgtgtgtggggtgtgtgtgtgtgtgtatgtgtgtgtgtgtgagtgtggtttgtatgtggtgtgtgtgtgtgtgtgtgtgtgtctgtgtgtgtctctctgtgtgtgtgtgtgtgtgtgtgtgtgtgtgtgagtgtggtgtgtctggtgtgtatgtggtgtgtgtgtgtgtgtttgtgtgtctgtgtgtgtctctctgtgtgtgtctgtgtgtgtgtgtgtgtgtgtgtgtctctgtcgtgctgcagcccctcccctctgtgCTCTCAGTAacagaacctgttgctatggtgatatCCTCAAAGTAGGGGCCAGAGTCTTTCTTTCAATGATTAGTATCTGCAGTTTgtgagcctagcgcgaaaagttttactccgatagactccatagttacatgtctgcgatcaGAACAAGATTcactacattttgaccaataatgaaGTCTAAAGAGATAGAACTGGAGGAGTaagagcaatttgtttggggaaaaaatcactgaatcggACTCCAGCTGCATGGTTTTCTCATGATTTCTCtcgacagttggtagatcacagccaacaatttaagtccGATAGTCTCCATatttacatgtctgcgaccggaacaagattccctacattttgaccaataatgaagtctgaagagttaaaactggaggcgagagagcaatttgtttgagAAACTTCCAGATATTCGTATCACAGCCTCCcactctgtctcccactctagctctgaacattccaccacatacacacacattggaaaatctgagacggtctgaaaacgggacgaaaCGTAAACTGGGATCTGGGAGAAACCGTGGTTGATACCTGAaagcccattcagcccaataaagaGCAAAGTCTTGTCtccggtttaaacttttaatcatgtttctacgttaaagtaagGCGAtgcagcacggtcccaaagagggggggtttggagcattgttgagcgatttcccgagcatttcccattcatgtctatgggacatttttggccgtatttttgccgatttcggtaaaaccacgcggcaaatcttgttgaaaagtcatagcacaccattcccgatcaatacccacatttcggtgtattgtgtgtgcgcgtgttggcaacgctccgggACTAGTAGCGCGCCAAAAAACaggcggaataataataataagtatgggcaataatagtcattgtgccaattgctgcttatgcagcacattggcacactgaataaatgttttttttaaataataagaaCTGACAGATGGACTTATACCGCACCACAAAGTGATGGATTTGGATATGCCAGCCTCAGGAAATGATAATAATTCTTATTTTGATTCTCCACAGCTCAAGACAACATTCTCCACAGATTCGAGGGTACAGAACATGTTTGACATTCTCCTTGATGAAGAAATGGAAAcggaaaagagggaaagagtgggtattttttgtattttgaagcAAAAACATTGATggacctttctttttttattgtttgcttGTGGACTGTGGATGTTGTTGTTTGAATGTGGCTATATATGCCCAGTTATGGTCTAATTTCTGCCACTATTGTTTTTATGTCTAGGCTGCCAACAACTTGATTGTGCTGTCAAGAGAGGATGCTGGAGCAGAGAGAATCTTCCAGAATAATGGAGTGCCTCTGTTGCTCAACATGATAGAGTCAGGCAAACGAGAAATGATCCTGGCTGCTGTTCGTACTTTGTCAGGAATGTGCACAGGACACAAAGCACGGGTGAGCGTAGAAAGGGAgtcaagacaaagacaaagtgaaaatgaaaatcaaaaatATCATGGGAAGACAACTGCACCAACTGTGTAGCCTTTTTTCCAGACACAATCAGACATTAAACGTTCCACTTCTACCTATATGATGCCATTAGAAAAACTTAATAATATTATTTGCATTCACATTTTCGCAGAATGTACttagtgtttatttattttccctaTCCCTAAACAGGCCATGGCCATTATTCACATGGTGGGCATTGATAAGATGTGCAGCATCATGGCTGTTGACAATGAGGAGATCGCTCTGGCAACCTGCAACCTCTTCCAGTGCATCAACGACGCCCTAACTGGTGGAGATAAAAGGGAATATGGGAAAGAAGAGGCCTTGGTTTTGGGTAAGGCTGAATCTATGAATCATCCATACCTGTACCAAAAAAATTTTTAGTATGGTAAATGATTCAGAGCTTATTTCTTAATCTTCAACCAAACCCCCCATAGTATCAGACAGAATGGAAAAGGAAAACCTCTGTTGCTAAGCTGCTGTTAGTATTTTTTCACAGCTTTACTGACAACATTTCTTTTATATCATCTGCAGATGCAGCTAAAGACCTAAAAaccatcctcctctctctgttggAGATGGTTGCTAGTAAGAAGGTTCCTGGCCACGGCAGAGACCAGGCACTGAACCTCCTGAGCAGGAATGTACCTCGCACTaccaagaaagagaaagacaactCCAAGACCCTCTTCACTATTGACCATGGTGAGCCAGAGCTGCATCGGGCCACTTATATGGTTTGAGCTACAGTCCTTTGCAGCCTCCCAGACTCCCtgatgatgtgtttttaacacatatatacagtatttatgcatatgctgtatgtgtttgttcTCCAGGTCTGAAGAAGATCCTGAAGGTGTGCGGTCAGGTTCCCGAACTGCCGGACCAGCTGCCCATGACAGAGAACACACAGCTGATTGCCAGCGTGCTTCTTGATAAGCTCTATGACGACCTCATGTGTGACCCAGAGAGAAACAACTTCAGGGACATTTGTGATGAATATATAAAGTATGTCCATAACACTCAAAGATTTACCATTTACCAGTGTTGTAACCAGGCCTTTTTGAAGGGGGACCAAGAAAACATAATTGAAGCCATCTcttatgcttttttaaaaaataattccttGTCCTCCCTTCCTTTTCCACAGATCCAAAATTGACCCCAATGACATGGACAAGACCATTCATGCTGTCAACACTATCTCAGGGCTGCTTCAGGGTCCCTTTGATGTCGGTAACGCCCTGGTTGGACGGCAAGGCATAATGGAGATGATGGTGGCACTTTGTGGCTCTGAACGTGAGGTGGACCAGATGGTGGCTGTGGAGGCACTGATCCATTCCTCCTCGAAGATGAGCCGCGCCTCCTTCATCATCACCAATGGGGTCTCACTGCTGAAGGACATCTACAAGAAGACCAAGAACGAGAGGATTAAAATCCGTGCGTTGGTGGTGAGTGTGGCAAGGAAAGAATAAAATAGAGTAGAACTTTATTATTAAATGATGTTTGACCACAGCCCATGCACAGTCAACAATAATAAGGCAACACAATATGAAAATGTCACAGTTTGAAGTACATTAAGGCAGTAAAAGTGAAAACAGTGATCAGCTACCAATGGGCACAGAAGTCCTGTTGTTTACTTTGatacaaaaataacataaaaatgtcAGACTACACAACTTCCagattttgtctgtgtttgattGGTATGCATTGACATGTCCATGTCCTCTCCAGGGTCTCTGTAAACTGGGTTCAGCTGGAGGGGATGATTATGCTTTAAGGCAGTTTGCAGAAGGCTCCACTGAGAAGCTGGCCAAGCAGTGCAGAAAGTGAGTACTCACACAGACTGTTAAATTGGCTAGAATCAAGCAGTTTTATTGCCATATTAATGGAACAAATGTAGAAAATCTGTGAGGAAACTGATTCTAGTAtcagtattttctttaaatatattCTAAATACCTACTTAGTTCATATTAAATGTTGATGCAACTTGGATGTAAGTCCTTACAATATGTTTATATTACCATAATATGATTACACTTTGCTATCGTGCCATTTCACAGCATCACTAAATACACATactgtttccttttttactcTTCCAGGTGGCTCTGTAATCCCCAGATTGATACAAAAACAAGGAAGTGGGCTATCGAGGGTCTGGCTTATCTGACTAATGATGCTGACGTGAAAGATGACTTTGTTGAGGATGAGCCTGCCCTAAAAGCCATGTTTGAACTAGCCAAGGTATGAAAGTATCAGACAGAATGAAACATGCAGTGTATTTGATTAGACATTAGGAAAAACCTCACcgctttttctgtgtttttagtcTACAGATAAGACAATCATATATTCGGTTGCTTGCACCCTGGTTAACTGCACCAACAGctatgaaaagaaagaaatcatgCCTGAGCTTGTCCAACTTGCCAAGTTTTCAAAGCAGCACGTGCCTGAGCAACACCCCAAGGTAAACaaggaatgaaagaaaactAAACCGTTACACAGCAGATCATATGTAAATTGACACACACTTTGcatactttcttttttctcaggaCAAGAAGGACTTTATTGACAAGAGAGTGAAAAGGCTGCTGAAGGCTGGAGTCACTTCAGCTCTTGCTGTCATGGTGAAAGCTGACAGCACCATCCTGACCAACCAGACCAAGGAGATGCTGGCAAGGTaggaatgcaaaaaaaaaaagatgtgtcaTCAATTATTTCACATGCTTATTGGAATTCCCAAAACACACATGACTCATCAACGTGGTGTGAATCACATCAAGACAGCTACAACTGAGCTGATGAAAACGAATGGCTTTTTAATAGCAGTCATGCCATTCCCACTGTTCTACAGTGTTTTTCATCACCTCACagacaatgactttttatttatttctaaattaAATTGCAACATTGCTTCGAGATATATGACTgttaatccctttttttttttatttatcttcagGGTGTTCTTGGCATTGTCACAGGATCCCAAAGATCGTGGTATTATTGTAGCCCAGGGTGGGGGAAAGGTGAGTGATAGGTTTGTTAAACATTGGATCTATGACATTTCACAAAGTCACAGAACATCTTTTCACCTGTTCAATCCCAAATCTGGACAGACATTACCTCAACAAGCAGGTTGTTGCAAAatatcatttttaataaaagaaagcACTTGTGCAACTTGTGGTTGTGCCCTCAGGCTTTGATACCACTTGCACTAGAAGGGACAGAGGCTGGAAAGACGAGGGCCAGCCACGCCCTTGCCAAGATTGCAGCTATTTCCAACCCAGAAATTGCCTTCCCTGGTGAGAGGGTAAGCCATTCAACAGTagttgttttgttcatttctaTGGAAGTCCCCTTTGATATGACAGTGGGGGGGATGGGGAATGGGCAACCACATTGCAATCACCTGTTGACTGCAACTTTTTTGACTTCTGAAATTGCTTTTCTTTGCCTATGTTTCTTTGTCTCCTTCTATGCTTGGAGAAGAtagaaaattaactttttgaTGCTGTTGGTGATTTCTGTTAGAAATATCATTATTGATGACTGTTCATTCCTCACTTTCAGAAGTATGTTTCTGAATTCAGTATGCATGTATCTCTGTTCACTTGATATTTGCCTCATGGTAGTTCAACAAAtggctttttaaaattcaatcTTCTGCCTATCTTGGCTGACAGGTGTATGAGGTGGTGCGACCTTTAGTTAGCCTCCTTCAAACAGATAAAGACGGAATGCAGAACTACGAAGCTCTGAGAGGCCTCACCAACTTGGCTGGTTTCAGTGAAAAACTAAGgtaacatttttcaccattatTTCACTGTGATGCTTACAGTAGTAGCTCATTTTCTACATGACTTCACTGCAGCTTGCAGATTTTGTCTTAGTGTGGTGTTTCACCCTAACCGGCATCTGTTTTGTAGAGTAAAGATTGTGAAAGAGAAAGCTCTGCCAGAGATCGAGAACTACATGTTTGAAGAGCATGACCAGATCAGACAGGCTGCCACCGAATGCATGTGTAACCTTGTCACATGTAAACAGGTGAGAACAATAGCTTAAAAGCCTCACGCAATAATGTGAGAACACAtgtacagctgtgtgtgtgtgtgtgcaggtgtggatgcattgaaaatgtccactctatgtgtctctatgtgtctTAGGTCCAAGAGCGTTATCTGGAAGATGGCAATGATAAGCTGAAGCTAATCATACTGCTATGTGGCGAGGATGACGACAATCTTCAGATAGCTGCAGCAGGAGCTCTCGCCATGCTTACTGCTGCTGAGAAGAAGCTCTGCAAAAAACTGACCCTGGTGGTATGTACAACAGCGTTCAGTAGAGCTTTACCTGCAGCATATGAATTAGTGTGTCACATCAGAGTCAGCTTTGAAAGCATGTGTGTCCCATTATGAAAAAACGCCCAGAAGTTCCCTGGTTAGCTTTTCCTCTGGACCTGATAACTTTACAAAACCTGGCAGAatccacaagaaaaaaaaacttggttaACACAAGACACAACATGTTTCTAATAGTATGttccaaaaaaaagtaaaacgaTAGGACCCATTTAAAGTTGAGAAGGacaaaatacttacatttcacttgtttatttgacatttgaacACATACCTTCATCAGAGGCATGAATTTGATTATTTTGTCCACCTCGACTTTAAATCTGAGATGTGCTACCATTTTTAGGAATATGCTTATTGGATTTTTGATCTATCACACCACTAAGTGTTCTACTGTTGAAGGGCAACCTCCTTTTCCTACATATCTCTACTAGCCTTTGTGACTTATCAGACGTTCAACCTTACTAAATGAGTCAGGGCCCAGTTGAATATGAATTGAGTGTCAGAGGGGGATACAATGACAGTGATGCTTCCGTTTGGGCCATCACGCAATGCTGCTTTTTTTAGTTGTATGGCAAGAGGTGCATTGTGTAAACAAAATGCATCTGTGTGGGCATCGTTTCACTCTTTGTGCCACTGCATGCATTTCACATTAACATTGAATAATTGGCAGTAAAAAGACTGATTTGGAAGAACTGAGATTTCAAATGCATTACGTCATTATTTAGTAATACCTTGTCACAAAATTTAGTTTTGTGGCACACTTGTGTGCTTTTGATGCACTTTTGTGGTGTCTCATGAAAAAGTTACTGAGAGAACACTGATGACGTCAGTTTTACATCATCAAGAGATATGTTTTTCTAACAAAGCTTctgtttttcaaatgtcaacTGATCTCTCCCAACAGACCACCCAGTGGCTGGAGATCCTGCAGAGGTTGTGTCTTCATACCAACCCTAATGTTCAGCATCGTGGCCTTGTGGTTGTCTACAACTTGCTCAACTCAGACGACAGTGAGCTGGCCAAGAAGCTGATCGAGAGTGAGCTGCTGGAAATCCTCTCAGTGATTGGCAAGGCGGAGGACAATCCCAAGAGACAAGTGGCCATCGATGCAGCACGCACATGCCTGGTCAAAGCTATGGATCTTGGTCTCATCAAACCGTTCAGTAACCCTTCTTAAATTGCtggcaaaaagaaaaaccacaacaatgGACATCcttctttatttccttttaaataCACACTTGTTTTCCACCACATCAAAGATATGAAAGTATTCTCCgaccttttttaaataatctctcacaatATAAATCAGTCAAGGGCTTCTGTGGTAAAATAAGAAGGATCTTTCCCATCAGAAAGCATCTCTTCTTAGTTTTGAGAAgaagaaatgtattatttataattgTGCTGACCattttacatgtgtttttttgccaCTATTTTTCTTAGAAAGGACACATTTCCTTAACCAGAAATACAAGACAGCCCAGCTTGTGACTTGACTCAGCACATAGTGGTAATATTGCTTTGCAGAGGAATACATGAAAGGCAATTGCATCATTTTTTATGACCAAATGCAaagtgagttaaaaaaaaaagcaaaacaaaaaggtgAGCTAAGAAAAGTAATACATTGATTAAAcccaataacaacaaaaacatctgaaTGTAATAAGGgctaaaaatagttttaaattacACAACTTCCTTCTGTAACTTGCTTTGCCCTTTTGAAAACCTTTTGTTAAACTCAGTTGCCCTCAAATGTTTCAGACCAACTTCTTGTAAATTGCTGACATCTAGCAAGAAACTTTGTGACACAGTTTCTACAGAAATGCATCTTGCTTACTGGAACATACCACcgtttcctgtttttctttcatcatcTTTGCCCCTCACACTTTCTTTTATAATTCTATTCCTTGGGATGCGTTATGACCTTCTCTGTAAAGCCAGAATAAAAGGTGTTTCACAGCATCTTACTTCACCATTAATACAAGCAATACCACTCTTTCTAAGTTTGGACCTTCATTTTGTGATGGTGTTAAAAAGACGTCTCTGGCAAACCGTTTCCTATCTTTTGctcaatatcttttttttttaaaagacaattttgGGGGCAGTTTTGGGCCTTCACTTCACAGGATAGAAGAAGATGTGa belongs to Etheostoma spectabile isolate EspeVRDwgs_2016 chromosome 5, UIUC_Espe_1.0, whole genome shotgun sequence and includes:
- the unc45b gene encoding protein unc-45 homolog B isoform X1; its protein translation is MMGDPIQLKDEGNKHFQAGETDKAIECYTKAIKACKDKKVLAVIYRNRSACYLKQENYANAASDASKAIDVDAADIKALYRRCQALEKLGKLDMAFKDVQRCATIEPKNKTFLETLRRLGAEIQAKLKTTFSTDSRVQNMFDILLDEEMETEKRERAANNLIVLSREDAGAERIFQNNGVPLLLNMIESGKREMILAAVRTLSGMCTGHKARAMAIIHMVGIDKMCSIMAVDNEEIALATCNLFQCINDALTGGDKREYGKEEALVLDAAKDLKTILLSLLEMVASKKVPGHGRDQALNLLSRNVPRTTKKEKDNSKTLFTIDHGLKKILKVCGQVPELPDQLPMTENTQLIASVLLDKLYDDLMCDPERNNFRDICDEYIKSKIDPNDMDKTIHAVNTISGLLQGPFDVGNALVGRQGIMEMMVALCGSEREVDQMVAVEALIHSSSKMSRASFIITNGVSLLKDIYKKTKNERIKIRALVGLCKLGSAGGDDYALRQFAEGSTEKLAKQCRKWLCNPQIDTKTRKWAIEGLAYLTNDADVKDDFVEDEPALKAMFELAKSTDKTIIYSVACTLVNCTNSYEKKEIMPELVQLAKFSKQHVPEQHPKDKKDFIDKRVKRLLKAGVTSALAVMVKADSTILTNQTKEMLARVFLALSQDPKDRGIIVAQGGGKALIPLALEGTEAGKTRASHALAKIAAISNPEIAFPGERVYEVVRPLVSLLQTDKDGMQNYEALRGLTNLAGFSEKLRVKIVKEKALPEIENYMFEEHDQIRQAATECMCNLVTCKQVQERYLEDGNDKLKLIILLCGEDDDNLQIAAAGALAMLTAAEKKLCKKLTLVTTQWLEILQRLCLHTNPNVQHRGLVVVYNLLNSDDSELAKKLIESELLEILSVIGKAEDNPKRQVAIDAARTCLVKAMDLGLIKPFSNPS
- the unc45b gene encoding protein unc-45 homolog B isoform X2, whose protein sequence is MGDPIQLKDEGNKHFQAGETDKAIECYTKAIKACKDKKVLAVIYRNRSACYLKQENYANAASDASKAIDVDAADIKALYRRCQALEKLGKLDMAFKDVQRCATIEPKNKTFLETLRRLGAEIQAKLKTTFSTDSRVQNMFDILLDEEMETEKRERAANNLIVLSREDAGAERIFQNNGVPLLLNMIESGKREMILAAVRTLSGMCTGHKARAMAIIHMVGIDKMCSIMAVDNEEIALATCNLFQCINDALTGGDKREYGKEEALVLDAAKDLKTILLSLLEMVASKKVPGHGRDQALNLLSRNVPRTTKKEKDNSKTLFTIDHGLKKILKVCGQVPELPDQLPMTENTQLIASVLLDKLYDDLMCDPERNNFRDICDEYIKSKIDPNDMDKTIHAVNTISGLLQGPFDVGNALVGRQGIMEMMVALCGSEREVDQMVAVEALIHSSSKMSRASFIITNGVSLLKDIYKKTKNERIKIRALVGLCKLGSAGGDDYALRQFAEGSTEKLAKQCRKWLCNPQIDTKTRKWAIEGLAYLTNDADVKDDFVEDEPALKAMFELAKSTDKTIIYSVACTLVNCTNSYEKKEIMPELVQLAKFSKQHVPEQHPKDKKDFIDKRVKRLLKAGVTSALAVMVKADSTILTNQTKEMLARVFLALSQDPKDRGIIVAQGGGKALIPLALEGTEAGKTRASHALAKIAAISNPEIAFPGERVYEVVRPLVSLLQTDKDGMQNYEALRGLTNLAGFSEKLRVKIVKEKALPEIENYMFEEHDQIRQAATECMCNLVTCKQVQERYLEDGNDKLKLIILLCGEDDDNLQIAAAGALAMLTAAEKKLCKKLTLVTTQWLEILQRLCLHTNPNVQHRGLVVVYNLLNSDDSELAKKLIESELLEILSVIGKAEDNPKRQVAIDAARTCLVKAMDLGLIKPFSNPS